The Collimonas sp. PA-H2 genome contains a region encoding:
- a CDS encoding AraC family transcriptional regulator, with protein sequence MDDDSGNERQEVTFQTLLKTPAIAVKDVCCLGNCKHKSSSEWSSATHLVFPYRGVYVRHVGSDSAVAEANQVLFFNAGQEYQISHPVSGGDGCLSIAIDAPLLLELMPGELLETREKPSFKRQQQRIDPRAQALVALLRHSLHNGVIESLEAETLMFTLVRRAMGLNAKYSSSASHGHRKLVERTKLVLTSDLSRRWTLAEIAAETGGSPVYLTQVFQQVEGMPLYKYQMQLRLARALDLIHQYDDLSALGLDLGFSSHSHFSAAFRQAFGRSPSAFKQTASQR encoded by the coding sequence ATGGACGACGACAGCGGGAATGAAAGACAGGAAGTCACCTTCCAGACCCTGCTAAAGACGCCGGCAATCGCCGTCAAGGACGTTTGTTGCCTGGGCAATTGCAAACATAAAAGCTCCTCGGAATGGTCCTCCGCCACCCACCTGGTATTCCCCTACCGCGGCGTCTATGTGCGCCATGTCGGCAGCGACAGCGCCGTCGCCGAGGCCAACCAGGTTCTCTTCTTCAATGCCGGCCAGGAGTATCAGATCAGCCACCCGGTCAGCGGCGGCGACGGCTGCCTGTCAATCGCCATTGACGCCCCTTTGCTGCTGGAGCTGATGCCCGGGGAGCTGCTGGAAACGCGGGAAAAGCCTTCCTTCAAACGACAGCAGCAACGCATCGATCCGCGCGCCCAGGCGTTGGTTGCGCTGCTCAGGCACAGCCTGCACAACGGCGTCATAGAATCGCTGGAAGCGGAGACCCTGATGTTCACGCTGGTGCGGCGGGCCATGGGACTGAACGCAAAATACAGCTCCAGCGCCAGCCATGGACACCGCAAGCTGGTCGAGAGAACCAAGCTGGTGCTGACCAGCGATCTCTCGCGGCGCTGGACGCTAGCCGAGATCGCTGCGGAAACCGGCGGTTCGCCGGTCTATCTGACCCAGGTATTCCAGCAGGTCGAAGGGATGCCGCTGTATAAGTATCAGATGCAGCTGCGGCTGGCGCGCGCGCTCGACCTGATTCATCAATACGACGACCTGTCCGCCCTCGGCCTCGACCTCGGGTTTTCCAGCCACAGCCATTTCAGCGCCGCCTTCCGCCAGGCCTTCGGCCGCTCGCCCTCTGCCTTCAAGCAAACCGCTAGCCAACGCTAG
- a CDS encoding LysR family transcriptional regulator has product MDRFASMSIFVRVIERGSFAAAAEGSGMTATMVGNHIRALERLLGARLLNRTTRRQHLTEIGRAYYEQCVSILAQLQSAEIDARDMRARPRGRLRISAPIIYATCKLAPAMREYLDCYPDVHVELALSDRVVDLADGGFDAAIRVGPLPDSNLIARPLAPSSRIACAAPEYLLKHGTPATPKDLENHHCLAFGFDSGPERDWRFILADGSQQTVRVPGRLDISGGQALREAAVAGLGITLLPEMMLEHDIAEGRLIRLFAELSAPTFPVHIVYLPERKLTAKLASFVDFVIARFGPRPE; this is encoded by the coding sequence ATGGATCGCTTCGCCAGCATGTCGATCTTTGTCCGCGTCATCGAGCGCGGCAGTTTCGCCGCCGCTGCGGAAGGCAGCGGCATGACCGCAACGATGGTAGGCAACCACATCCGCGCGCTCGAACGTTTGCTCGGCGCACGCCTCCTCAACCGCACCACCCGGCGGCAACACCTGACCGAAATCGGCCGCGCCTACTATGAACAGTGCGTCAGCATTCTGGCGCAGCTGCAGTCGGCGGAAATCGATGCGCGCGACATGCGAGCACGGCCGCGCGGACGCCTGCGGATAAGCGCGCCAATCATCTATGCCACCTGCAAACTCGCGCCGGCCATGAGGGAGTATCTCGATTGCTATCCCGATGTGCATGTGGAGCTGGCGCTAAGCGATCGCGTGGTCGATCTTGCCGATGGGGGCTTCGATGCGGCGATCCGCGTCGGCCCCTTGCCGGATTCGAATCTGATCGCGCGACCGTTGGCGCCCTCATCGCGCATTGCCTGCGCAGCGCCTGAGTATCTGTTAAAACATGGAACACCGGCGACGCCGAAGGATCTGGAAAACCACCATTGCCTCGCTTTCGGATTTGACAGCGGCCCTGAACGCGACTGGCGTTTTATCCTCGCTGACGGCTCGCAACAGACGGTGCGCGTACCTGGCCGCCTTGACATCAGCGGCGGCCAGGCCCTGCGCGAAGCCGCTGTCGCTGGTCTCGGCATCACCTTGCTGCCCGAGATGATGCTGGAGCACGATATCGCCGAAGGAAGACTTATCCGATTGTTTGCCGAGCTGTCGGCGCCGACGTTTCCTGTACATATTGTCTACCTGCCAGAACGTAAGCTCACGGCCAAGCTCGCTAGCTTTGTCGACTTCGTGATTGCTCGATTCGGACCTCGTCCAGAGTGA
- a CDS encoding SDR family oxidoreductase yields MNLQNKKVVILGGTSGIGLATARAALAHGATVVVSSSRQDKVTAAVAELGARADGQVADLNDAASVDQLFAKIGSFDHLVYTAGDSLQIGELACTDMNAVRAAFDVRVFGAIAAVKAAAPNIRRGGSIVLTSGIASARPQKGWTTGASICGAMEGFMRALAVELAPIRVNIVSPGFVRTPLWSNIPENEREAMYRRVGEQLLLGRVGEADDIAQTYLHLMNNAFATGQMIVVDGGGVLV; encoded by the coding sequence ATGAATCTGCAGAACAAGAAAGTTGTGATACTCGGCGGTACCTCTGGAATCGGGCTTGCCACGGCACGCGCCGCACTGGCGCACGGTGCGACGGTGGTGGTGTCGTCCTCGCGCCAGGACAAGGTTACGGCGGCGGTTGCGGAACTAGGTGCGCGCGCCGACGGCCAGGTTGCGGACTTGAATGATGCCGCTTCGGTGGACCAGCTGTTCGCAAAAATCGGCAGTTTCGATCACCTGGTCTATACGGCTGGCGATAGCCTGCAAATTGGTGAACTGGCGTGCACCGACATGAATGCCGTGCGCGCGGCTTTCGATGTGCGCGTGTTTGGCGCGATTGCGGCGGTGAAAGCGGCGGCGCCGAATATTCGGCGCGGCGGATCGATCGTGCTCACCAGTGGCATCGCCAGCGCGCGGCCGCAGAAAGGCTGGACGACAGGTGCGAGCATTTGCGGCGCGATGGAAGGCTTCATGCGGGCACTCGCGGTCGAACTCGCGCCGATCCGGGTTAATATCGTCAGTCCCGGTTTCGTGCGTACGCCGCTGTGGTCCAACATCCCCGAGAATGAACGCGAAGCGATGTATCGTCGCGTTGGCGAGCAGCTACTGCTTGGCCGGGTCGGGGAAGCCGACGATATCGCGCAGACCTATCTTCACTTGATGAACAACGCTTTTGCCACCGGGCAGATGATTGTGGTCGATGGCGGTGGCGTTTTGGTCTGA
- a CDS encoding winged helix-turn-helix transcriptional regulator, producing MFCDMDRRERRLTLRQHLCLAVVSWRFIMTCKVQVHTCILQVFWIKSRNGQQKNRFCPSNRYPGTSLPLTKQGAARPPNNAGPAQSEHRRSVCPVACTLDLLGDKWTLLVVRDLLSGKSHFKEFLASPEKIATNILAERLTRLAANGLVERYPSSDIAGREAYRLTEKGRSLSGLMAQIKAWGLGHIDGTEARMRTDNEN from the coding sequence ATGTTTTGCGACATGGATCGCAGAGAGCGACGCCTGACCTTGCGTCAGCACCTATGCCTTGCCGTTGTAAGTTGGCGCTTTATTATGACTTGCAAAGTGCAAGTTCATACTTGCATTTTGCAAGTATTTTGGATAAAGTCAAGGAACGGACAGCAAAAAAACCGATTCTGCCCCAGCAACCGTTATCCAGGAACTTCCTTGCCACTCACTAAGCAGGGCGCTGCCCGCCCCCCAAACAACGCGGGCCCGGCTCAAAGCGAGCATCGTCGCTCGGTATGTCCGGTCGCGTGCACCTTGGACCTTTTAGGCGACAAGTGGACTCTGCTTGTAGTGCGAGATCTGCTGAGCGGCAAGTCGCATTTCAAGGAATTCCTCGCCTCGCCGGAGAAAATCGCGACCAATATCCTTGCCGAGCGGCTCACCAGGCTTGCTGCCAACGGCCTGGTCGAACGCTACCCGTCCAGCGATATTGCCGGCAGGGAGGCCTATCGATTGACTGAAAAAGGACGTTCGCTCAGTGGCTTAATGGCCCAGATCAAGGCTTGGGGACTGGGTCACATCGATGGCACTGAAGCACGGATGCGGACGGACAACGAAAATTGA